A stretch of the Capsicum annuum cultivar UCD-10X-F1 chromosome 10, UCD10Xv1.1, whole genome shotgun sequence genome encodes the following:
- the LOC124888026 gene encoding uncharacterized protein LOC124888026 isoform X1 has product MLLDDDFGWDKRLKVATQLADLFSWLHMNGIAVGSVTTACILIDDVNLNPCQVIQLVDPFCPWMQGGHVMIVNLMTVVDFVSAANGFLF; this is encoded by the exons ATGCTTCTAGATG ATGACTTTGGGTGGGATAAGCGGTTGAAAGTGGCAACCCAACTCGCAGATCTCTTCTCATGGTTGCACATGAATGGGATTGCAGTTGGCAGCGTTACTACTGCATGTATTTTGATAGATGACGTGAATTTGAATCCTTG ccaagtgataCAGCTAGTGGACCCATTTTGCCCATGGATGCAAGGAGGCCACGTGATGATAGTGAACCTAATGACAGTCGTTGATTTCGTTAGTGCGGCCAATGGATTTCttttttga
- the LOC124888026 gene encoding LEAF RUST 10 DISEASE-RESISTANCE LOCUS RECEPTOR-LIKE PROTEIN KINASE-like 1.4 isoform X2, translating into MLLDDDFGWDKRLKVATQLADLFSWLHMNGIAVGSVTTACILIDDELNIKVFDFGYVSNHVNEDTKISALVRVGLEALEIFSDFSK; encoded by the exons ATGCTTCTAGATG ATGACTTTGGGTGGGATAAGCGGTTGAAAGTGGCAACCCAACTCGCAGATCTCTTCTCATGGTTGCACATGAATGGGATTGCAGTTGGCAGCGTTACTACTGCATGTATTTTGATAGATGAC GAATTAAACATAAAAGTATTCGATTTTGGATACGTATCAAATCATGTGAATGAAGATACAAAAATTTCTGCTCTAGTTCGTGTTGGCCTGGAAGCTCTAGAGATTTTCAGTGATTTCT ccaagtga